The Gouania willdenowi chromosome 3, fGouWil2.1, whole genome shotgun sequence genome includes a region encoding these proteins:
- the tox3 gene encoding TOX high mobility group box family member 3, which yields MDVRFYPSAGGNSIPGEPPNLDFAHCLGYYNFNKYQNNNNYMNMAEANGALLAAGDTFHTPSLGDEEFEIPPITPPPETESGLGLSDVDSPFPAMPEPPAPHRGPLIPQFPPQSLDLPSITISRNMMDQEGLSVNNSQSVNVGAGHLRQYPSNPAMVMKSIISMNNANGMISRNQLTTINQSQLNAQLSLSMAGTNITHTSPSPPASKSATPSPSSSINEDDQDDGNRVIGEKRPAPIDPAKKPKTPKKKKKKDPNEPQKPVSAYALFFRDTQAAIKGQNPNATFGEVSKIVASMWDGLGEEQKQLYKSKTEAAKKEYLKALAAYRASLVSKAAAESAEAQTIRSVQQTLASTSLSPGLVLPSSLNQHPSMASASQALQQGLPRAIAPKPLQMRLGGNQIVTSVTVSHQNMSSGMPPQLLGQMGAGGPMVAGTQSTAVSQMSPPMQPVQQQQHAMQQLQQQQQQQQQQQQMQQHLQHHQMQQQQMHHQQIQQQMQHQHFQHHLQQQLQQHHMQQQQQQQQQQQQQQQQMQQLQHMQMQHQMHQQQIQVLQQQQQHQSQCSPPQHSPGTPHSVSGSASLGSPQPAPQQQPHPSQIQTHAQVLSQVSIY from the exons actTTTCACACCCCCAGCTTGGGGGACGAAGAGTTTGAGATTCCCCCCATCACTCCTCCACCTGAGACAGAGTCTGGTCTGGGCCTCTCAGATGTGGATTCACCATTCCCAGCAATGCCAGAGCCCCCAGCTCCACACAGGGGTCCCTTGATCCCACAGTTTCCCCCTCAGAGCCTGGATCTGCCCTCCATTACCATCTCACGCAACATGATGGACCAAGAAGGACTTTCTGTCAATAACAGCCAGTCTGTG AATGTTGGAGCAGGCCATCTACGCCAGTATCCATCCAACCCAGCAATGGTCATGAAGTCTATCATCAGTATGAACAATGCCAACGGCATGATATCAAGAAACCAGCTGACCACAATCAATCAATCCCAGCTCAATGCCCAACTAAGTTTAAGCATGGCGGGTACCAATATCACCCACACTTCTCCATCGCCTCCTGCCAGCAAGTCTGCTACTCCTTCTCCCTCCAGCTCCATCAATGAAGATGACCAGGATGATGGCAACAGA GTTATCGGAGAAAAGCGACCGGCTCCCATTGATCCTGCCAAAAAGCCCAAGACCcctaagaaaaagaaaaagaaagacccCAATGAGCCCCAGAAGCCGGTGTCAGCCTATGCCCTGTTCTTCAGAGACACCCAAGCAGCTATCAAGGGTCAGAACCCCAATGCCACCTTTGGAGAAGTGTCCAAGATTGTGGCATCAATGTGGGACGGCCTAGGAGAAGAGCAGAAACAG CTTTACAAGAGCAAAACAGAAGCTGCAAAAAAGGAATATCTGAAAGCTCTTGCTGCGTACCGGGCTAGCCTGGTTTCAAAG GCTGCTGCAGAATCAGCTGAGGCCCAGACCATCCGCTCTGTCCAGCAGACTCTAGCCTCTACCAGCCTGTCCCCTGGTTTGGTGCTGCCCTCATCCCTAAACCAGCACCCCTCCATGGCGTCGGCCTCCCAAGCCCTACAACAAGGTCTACCACGAGCCATCGCTCCCAAACCCCTGCAGATGAGGCTCGGGGGCAATCAGATCGTGACTTCAGTCACAGTTTCCCACCAGAACATGTCCTCCGGGATGCCTCCACAGCTGCTTGGGCAGATGGGCGCCGGCGGGCCCATGGTTGCAGGTACCCAGTCCACGGCCGTGTCTCAGATGAGCCCACCCATGCAAccagtgcagcagcagcagcatgcaatgcagcagctccagcagcagcagcaacaacaacaacagcagcagcagatgcaGCAGCACCTCCAGCACCATcaaatgcagcagcagcagatgcaTCACCAGCAGATTCAGCAGCAGATGCAGCATCAGCATTTCCAACATCACCTCCAGCAGCAGCTACAGCAGCAtcacatgcagcagcagcagcagcaacagcagcagcagcagcaacagcagcaacagatGCAACAGCTGCAGCACATGCAGATGCAGCATCAGATGCATCAGCAGCAGATCCAAGtcctacagcagcagcagcagcaccagtcCCAGTGCTCCCCACCTCAGCACTCTCCGGGCACACCTCACTCGGTGAGCGGCTCTGCTTCACTTGGCAGCCCCCAGCCGGCCCCCCAGCAGCAGCCACACCCCTCCCAAATCCAGACCCATGCCCAAGTCCTGTCGCAAGTCAGCATTTACTGA